The genomic interval GACTTTcgaaacagagaaagaagcaggcagacaTGTTCCCACAAAAACTATTGAACAGCCAATTCCTCCCTTCCCAGAATCTGCTGGAGAATCTTAGCACCACCAAGTGAACACACATTGTTTTTAAGATATGCCAACAAAAGCTCTAGAGTTTCCTTCTCTATTCTGATAAGAGATCAAACAAAGGGGCGTGTCCTCCTCCAGGAGCCTCCCTTCTGGACAAACTGGTCTCCCGATACATTTCAGAATCTCACGAAACTTCCAGAATGAAAAGCATAAGCTTGGTCGCATTCAACTTAAATGCTTTTATTGACAATGTCTTTGAACAATAAGCAAACAATGCttaaattttttcattcaaaTTCACTTTCCACATGTCAAAAGACCtcaaggtagaaaaaaataaaataaaaatataaatatctgagAATccatcttaataaataaattaaaaacacaataaaacgtTTTCATGGAAAACTGTTAATGTCAGAACATTCAGACCACCTCAACAATGCATGATCAGTAACGTTACAATGAACATTGATGTTGAAGAAAAACTACAGTACATGGATATAGCTATTTATTTCTAACTACCAGAAAATAAAGTCATATCTTTTCTTAGTTTAATATTGGTCATTGCTAATCAGAACACACTATTGCCGGGAACACAGTAGTTATTGTTAAAATCAGCTGCACTAGATACAATTCGAAAATATCCAGCACCAAGTTAATTCCAATAATGAACCCAATAGATTAGTTAATGCTATGAGAAGactaaagagaaagagataagagACACAGACCCAGGCCTGGCTCAACATGCTACTAACTACCAGCTCTCAGATGTGTCACTGGGAACAATACACACTCCATGCGTTTTGCTACATCTCCGGAAGAGGTAAGGACTTGAGTCCGCACGTGGATGCTTTCAAGTCCTTGAGGCCCACAGCCTGGTGTGTTTCACGCACAGATAAGGTCCTCCCTAGGTCTACCGGAACCCTCGAGGGAAGACGGGTTTCTCCTCTCTGTAATGCACCAGCTCGGGCAGTGGCGCTTGCCGGCGCCcgctgcctcccctccctgcctgctcaCAGGGCCAGCAGTGTGGGTGAGCTGAGCGAGTCAGAGGAGGGTTCGTTGCTGCTGCTGCCCTTGCGGTGAGCAGCCGCACAGCTGGGGAAGGAGTCAGCGTCGGGGTAGGTGAAGACGAAGGAAGACGTGTAGGTAGTGCAGCTGGGAGTACAGGTGACCACAGGGGTGCACAGGGGCTCCAGCTCTGTGGCCATGGGCCCCATCCCCAGGGAGCCACCGTGCAGGGGCTCCCAGTCTGCTGCATAGAAGGAACCAGACAGGTCCATGTCTGGCACAGAGCGGGCAGTGGTCTCAGAACCACTGGGCCTGGATGATGCTGGGAACAGGAAGTCATCAAAGGGCTCGGCCTTGAGCTCCACGCTACTGATGCTCTTGACTGGCTCAACGGAGGGCTTTGGCTCGGGATCATTGAGGAGGGGCAGGGTGAAGGCCTCATCCGACTCGGGGGTGGCAGCTTCGGGCAGGCCCCCGCTCAGATCAAGGGAAGCCACAGACATCTCTTCGGGGAAGCCCAGGTCATCGGGGATCTTGCAGGCAGGTCGGTGAGCTGCCAGGATGAACTctagcttctccttctccttcagcaGGTTGGCAATCTCGGTCTGCAAAGCAGACTTTTCATCTTCCAGTTGGTCTGTTTCCTGTATCCAGATGGATAAAGCAAAGTGTAAGACACGGGCTTACTCAATGACCCTGCTCCCCTATACCCAGTCTCCAACTCTGCCCCTAAGTTTGAAAAAAGGAGTGAGCCACAGGATCCACGTACCGCTTGGAGTGTGTCCGTCAGCTCCCTCCTTCGGTTCCGGCACTTGGCTGCGGCCATCTTATTCCTTTCCCTTCggattctccttttctcttcttcttctggggacaactagaaaaataattttcggAAAGACCAACAGTCAGTAACAAGGTCTGCCATCAGCTCTGTTCATTCACCCCCGTGCATTCACCCTGCTGCTTGCCAGCTTCCTGGCACCTCTGCTAGGAAGCCATTTCTAACCTGCCGTTGTGGGGTGGGTGTGACTTGCATTTACAATAAGATCCTCAGCAAGAGAACAAAGAGGAGCCCAGTCTACAAGCATGAGATAGGAATGTCTTAGGGAACAAACTCTTAGAGCATTTCTTCGGGTAGGACTATCAGAGTCTGGCCTGAGATGGAAATGGCTTGGAGCCAGGGTTCCCCACTGAGGACATATAGTGAATTCTGTGTAGTGGCTTCCCCCTGTGTCCTGTGCTCCCCATCTCCACCAAGGCCAACCCATGCCCCCTACCGAGGCGCTGAACAACTCCTCACCTGTTCCACCTTGCCCCTCCGGCCGATGCTCTGAGCTCTGCCTCCCGTCATGGTCTTCACGACTCCAGCCCTGGAGTAAGCCCCAGCAGAGGGGGTCGGGACTCCATAGGGATGGGGGGCTCTGGTCTGGGATGGGGCCACGGAGGAGACCAGGGTGGGCTGCACCAGCCACTGCAGGTCCGGGCTGGTGGAGATGGCAGTCACCGTCGGGATAAAGTTGGCACTGGAGACCGCCAGATCCGTGCAGAAGTCCTAGAACGAAACAGAAGGGGAAAGCTGACGTGAGTGAGCAGGTTCCGGACACAGGTGGGGCGAGCCGAGTTTCCAGTGCCGCATGCcgcagggagagagtgggagaagcagcatgCCCCGGACGGCTCGGGACTTTGTACATGCCCCTCGTCCTGGATGGAAGGTCTCCACACCCCCTCTCAAGAAATCCGCAACGCGCTGCCTTTCTCCTCCACCCTGCTGCTGCGTCCCCGTTATCCCTCCGGCATCACTCGCTTGAAAGGGGGTTTGTTATAAATATCCCTGACGTCTGCGCTGACGCAGGCGCCGCTCCGGAGTCTCCTGAATGAACTCGCTTTTTATCAATGAAACTGCCTTACACACCCGCCGGCTTCACCCTccttccccgcccctcctccctgctccaggCTGCTAGGGGAGGGGGGGATTGCCGCTTTCTGTCGCCTCCCGGAGGAGCCGGGCTCTAGTTCGCGAGTCTTTGCTCGGGACACGTTTTGCCTCAGCGAAATGTCAGAGACCAGGCAGAGAGCGCGGTCCCAGGGCAGCCCAGGAGCAGCCCGCCGCGGCCGAAAGCGATCAGTTCTTACTACGACAAGCGTGCGTGCGCTCCGAACAAGTCCGGGGCTCCCGGACAGGGCTGCTCCGGCCGGGGCAGCCTCCCACCCCTGTGGAAGGGGTCCGCGACTCGTCTTCCCGAGCGTCCCGCCCCACTGTCTCCTCCCCGGGGACCCCCGGACCCCGGGCCCCGCGGCGGCGCGAAGCCAGGCTCACCTGCGCATTGACGGGCGAGCCCATGCTGGAGAAGGAGTCGGCCGGTGAGTGGTAGTAGGAGAGGTTGTCCCCGGCCGGGGAGGCGCTGCTGCAGCGGGAGGAGGACGCCTCGTAGTCGGCGTTGAAGCCAGAGAACATCATGGTCGCGGTGAGTCCGGGCCGGGGcgcggggctgggggcagagacaGGTAGGAGCCGCCGGGCAGAGCTGGGTAGGAGTGCGGTCACGGCTCGTTCgctgcgccgccgccgccggctcTGTCTCGGCTTCGCTGCTGCTCGCTGCAGATGCGGTTGGAGTACGAGGCGCCGCAGCCACTGCCCTTATAACAGCATTCTATGAATGAGCCCCCACACACGTCATGGGCGCTACCATCGCGGAGCGAGGGGGGTGGCGAGCGGACGTGGACACCTCTGCGGCCTCCTtgccgcccccgccgccctcgCCTCTCCCCGCCTTCCGTCTTGGCCTGATTCCTTATCCCCTGAGTGTTTAACAATCTGGGTCTTAGGCGTCTCGGGGACCCCCTATGATGAGGGACTCCGGGAATGGCTCCCCCCACGACCGCAGGGAACGGCCGTGGAAACCTGCTGACGCAGATGTCCTAATATGGACATCCTGTGTAAGGGGGGACGGATTGACGGGAACTGCTTGCCGGCTGCAGCCAACACCGAGGGTGCAGCgaggggggaggcgggggccgcggccgggggaggggaggcgggaaAGGCGAAGAAGGCGAGCGAACATTCGCACCTGGTTCAATGCGGACCCTTGTTCCCGGGGCGGGTTGGGGGATGGGATGCGAGCGCCTTTTTACCGGTATACGGAACCCCGGAAACGTGCTGGGGCTCAGGTATGGGAGAAACAGGTATACAGCCCAGGGGTTTAAGCCTCGGCCCCAGAAGGAATGCCTTTCCCCGACCCCCGTCCTTTCCCAATTCTAGCCCTGATTAAGTGCAAACTATGGAAGCAGACCATCTAGCCCCCAGCCTGGAGCCATACTAGGACTGTTACCGCATTTGGAAGTAGAAAAGTCGGGAGATCCAAAATAAGAGAATACGATAACCTACTTTATCTACGATGTtgggtattttaattttaattgtttcgttttgggtgggttttttttccgtttttaaggggaaaaaagtgcgtggttttttttttttctcggcCATACTTAGGCATATTAGTGTTACTGTCAAATCTCTAAGACACCAGCCAGTAAACCTTGTGCAGAACCTCCATGCAAGGATGTCTGATGGGTTCGTTTGCCTAGTTCTGAGCTGGGGCCTGCGGAGTGGGATGGGgttgcagggaggtggggggaggtgctATGTGGACAAAGTGGTCAGTTGCGGGTACTGGGTGAAGACAGCCTTTGGGGGAGCGTAAGTCCGAGCTGGGGAGTTAGATGATGTTCGGTTCCCCAGGAAGCTGGGCTTACTGGCAGCCCACAGCGGGTGATTTTCCAGCGCGGACTTGGAGGGGGGAGGACGGGGGCGCTGGAAGGATCCTGGCCAGCAGCTCCCAGGCAGGAGACCTCGGCCGCTGGGACCTCAGGCGCGGCTCTGTGGCCTGGAAAATGGGGTTGGGCGGCTGGGTACTCGGGAGTGCGTCGTGTCCCCCCAAGatgccccagcctcctgctccgCTGCAAAGGACACTGGGGTCATATTGCCCCCTCCTGGGTCGCAGAGCGCCGGCCTCCTCGGGGACGCAAAGTGGCAGATGCCAGCAGAGTCCCTgtatcccttcccccactctttcGGGCCAGGGGCTCAAGGTGGGCCCTTGGAAAGGGGCGAGGCCGGATTAGGGCAGGGGGCGGATCCCTCGGGGCGCGCGGGGAGCCGAACCGCCGACCTGCCTCCCGCTGCCGCCGCACCCCGGAGCCAGGCGATCCTGCTATAGATAGTAACAGGGAAGCGGCTGTTTACAGCAACACTGCGCCGCCAGGGCTGTCTCCAGGCGACGCCGATCGGCCGGGCGCGCCGTCCGCCCGGCCAGGCCGCCCTCCCTCCTCGCTCCCCCGGGGCCTCGGCCTCCCCAGCCCGGCTGCGGCCACTCCCGCCGCCTGACATCATCCTCCGGGTCCGGGGGCTGCATGCGGCTCGCGCGCGGCGGTGCGCTAACCTCCATTCTTAGAGATGAGAACCCGGCGggagctgggagggcagggaggcggGGATTCGTGGAACTGGGCCACTTGCTATTTTTGCATTCCCTGTCACAGGCAGAGGTGAAAACAGAATTTCATCATTGTATGTCACTAGTTTATGTTGGTGGGAATTCAGGCGCTTCCCCCccccctcattttaaaaaggagagagagaaggaaaaacacattATAAACACAGACTTCTCGAAGATGCCCTGAATCCAAAAGCCATTCTTCGGCCTTCAGTTCTCCCAATTCTCTCATCTGTCAGGCTACTTCACCGCccttgattatttaaaaaaaaaaaaaaaaaaaaaagttatgggaGCTGAGGGCAAatccatttctctctttattaGCTCAGATAAAGTAGGTCAAGCTTTGAATTCCTGGGTCTGGCCTTGCCTTCCACTCACAACTGGATCGCAGGCCACTTAAGAGAAAACCTGGAATAATTTCATTGACTTCCCCTTCAGAGTGTGAATCAGCTCAGCCCAGCACCTAAAGGGTGTATCAAGATTTTATATCCAGGATTTATTCCATATATCACTTtgccaaaaaaaggaaaggggtcTTTGGATGAACCCGGCTCCTCTCCAATAGCTTAACTCTTTCCTTTCCGGCACCATTAATACCAGAGTTTTGCAGACTTAATAAATCCATCCTCTGGAAAGGACAGAAACATTAATGCatagttctttcatttatttgtcagagaactATTGAAAGTCTCCTGTGGCCATGCATTCCTGTGAGTGCTGGGGGCTAGCACTTACTATAATGAACAGAGTGGACCGTCCCTACCCTCTGAGAGATTGCGGTCTTGGGGAGAAGACTGACAAATTCGGTAGAGAATTGCAGAGCAGCACTAAGTACCTGGACAGAGGTAGGAATAGGGTGAGATGGAACGCAGGGGAGGATTCAGAGAGCAGTCTCAGAGGAAGGGACTACAGTACAGAGATGGGACCTGGATCCACTGTCCCCTGGGAAATAGCACGATCAAGACTGAAATGCCAGAGATCTGGATCTGTGATCATTCTAATGTACTCTCACCTCTCAATCCATTTCAGGGCTGCAAAACCACATTTTTCATATGGAGCTCACATGGCGTCACCTTAAAATAGAGGGAAATCAGAACGGACAAGTGAAATTATCTTTGCCATTTGCCAAGGTCAGGGTGACATTGAGACAGATGTTGTGTTGCCTCTGTGAGCAAACATAGTGCTGCCTTCCAGCAGGGCAGGGATGCTGTGCTCTGGACAAGTCTGAGCATATAAAACCAAAACTTACGCAGTTTGTGATTTTCTGTGTGCTGAGTTCCTCCTATTTGGGGATCCAAGAGTGAAAAGGAGGGTAGAATCCTATATCTGATTTtaacccaaactgaaaacaaatctaTCTCTCCTCAACAGTTGCTCCTTATCAGATGGAGACTTTTCCTATTTTGCACTTTTCTGGCGTTTGAATTAAGAGACCTGACCCACATCAAGCATTTGTTCAGTAAGTCTGGAAGTCAGTGCACATTGTTTCGCCTGGTGTTATTGCAACATTAAGTGAAAGGCTGCTGTCTGTGCCACCTACGTAAATGCTGCCGCACACAACCCGTCCCCAGCATGCAGAAGTAGTTATTTATTTGGGGAAGTGTGGTCCAGCGGTGAAGGGTTGTGGTCAGAGCACGGGACCAGAAGTCAGGAAGATGTGCATAGCAAAATCAACTCCTTCAGGAACTTGGGGAAGTCGCTTCTTAGCCTCGTTTAATATCTACACACTTGGGGCCTTTGTCTTTTTCACATACCGATATTCACTTagcatctagcacagtgcctggtgcacagTGGGTGTTCAGTAGGTATCTCTTGAATGGacgaatgaatgaaggaaggaatgaataccTTCACCCAAGCAAGGCAAACATTGTCCTTTATGGGTCCTTAGCAATCAATGGATGGGGTTCTTTAAATCTTTGGAAAAGCTGAACAGGCTGAGTCTTTTATTCTTGGGTATGAATAGGCAGAaattgggaaagagaaaataacaagatGTGAAGGCTATTTTCAGCTGGTGCAGGCTCTGTGTCTAAAGAACACCCCAGCGGTTCATGATGAAAGATCAAACTTGCCCTTGTCATCGAGCCCCATGATAAAGACAGCCAGTGCCCATACATAAATGCCACATTGTCTGCAATGACAATGACCATGTTACCACCACCCTCTAATTTATTCACTCTAAATGTCTAGACCCAAGAAGGAGAAGCATTCCACCATTCCTGCAGGACTCACACTCACACATGACACCCAAAGGAGAGCTTTAGGGGTCAAGGTTACTCAGCCTATGGCTCAGACAGTGAGCAAGAACACTGCTCCTATTTTAAAACAGTGGAGGCACAGgattatcaccaccatcactacacacacacacacacacacacacacacaccactgccACCACTAATTAGTACTAGGGATTtagcctctttggaaaaaaacTTTTCCTTCTGAACAACTCTTGGCTCTTTGACAGGAGATGATGATTCAAAGGGATCCCCGTCCTTCTGCTAATGTGAGCATTTACACAAAGCTCCGTGTGGCCCCTAGGATATACTCCATCTGGAGCTGAGGAAATTGAGGAATAGTTATGGTGCCGAAGAATGACACCTTTTTCAGTCCAAGCTGGCAGCATTTTTCACCACAGCCAGCATCATCGGACTGTCATTGTCAGGCATGCTGAGACTTCCTGCATGGGCAGACAAGCAAGTCCTCTccaggctctcagctccttgGATGTCCTGAGCTGAACATCCACAGCTCTGATGGGACTCAGATGCTGGAATTCCAAAAGAACCCCATCTAGGTCACTAAACCTATAGGACAACACACCCTGAGCAAAACCCACAACTGCGGGACTCCCATCCAATGAGGAAAATCTCCGAGTCAGCATGGGGAGGGCCCCACATCACCAGAATGGGCTGCCACATGACGTGCTCCAAGGCGTTAAGACATTTCAAGCATAGTTTACGCCACTTTATCCACCACCTTGCTCAACaagaaagatctttaaaagagACAGTAATAAATtgtgatgcaaaaaaaaaaaaaaaacaacaatcctCCATCTAAACCAGGAAACTCCTGACTATTATGTAGGAATTCAGAGTTATGCTGCCTTCTGATCTACAGATTAGAGTCTCATTCTCAGATGGGAACATTTTTGGTCTTAGTTTAGAATTTGATTGTGTGCTACAAGAAAACTTCCAGAGGCAACTCCAAGCTGAGGTCTGATTTTCCCCACTGCTATCTTACCTGGGGTGTCAGTGAGTTAGAGTTCACTGGTAAAATCCCAAAAATGACTCTACAGAAGATTCCACCTTCAGACTCTGGCCCACCCAAGACGAGAGGTAATCAATTAAGATAGGGACAGATCTCATGCTGGAAGTCTACTCCGCCCCCCTTATGAATTAAATCATAACCCTGAACCCTAAGTCATAAATCCCTCCAAACCTGTTTAGTGGCCCAGTTACAGAAttacactaagaaaaaaatctgtactcttgggtgcctgggtggctcagtgggttaagccactgctttcagttcaggtcatgatctcagggtcctgggatcgagtcccgcatcgggctctctgctcagcagggagcctgcttcctcctctctctctgcctgcctctctgcctacttgtgatctctctctgtcaaataaataaataaaatctttagaaaaaaaaaaaatctgtactctttACTGAAGTCTACCAGGTATATGATCCAGCCTCTGTCTAGCTCTCCAACCTCATCTCGAACCACTTTCCCTCCTTGACTcgactccagccacactggccttctttctgttcctcaaatgTGCTAAGCTGGATCTGTAGCTGGGACTTTCTACCCACTgttccctctcccccgcccccaacccggATCTTGACATATTGACTCTTCCTTAATGTCTGCACAAGTATCAATTCTCCAGGAAGCCCATCCTGCCCCCATCCAATGTCGCATCTCTCAGTCACTTTCTGTCATGTTACCTGGTCTTATTTTCTGTCTAGGACTTATCACCATATTAccctatttgttcatttatatacCCTTTCATTGCCTTCCCTACTAGGCCATAATCTCCACAAAAGCAGGAGCCTTATCTGGTTTTTTTCAGTAGGAAACTATCCTCAGTGGCTAGCTTCTTGACAGTAGAAGGCACCCAATAAGTTTGTGGAAAGAACGTTCATTAAACAGAAACTCATCCTTTATTGTCCTTGTGGTTGAAAAGGCagtatggattttctttttggataAAGGGGCCTGATGGGTGACTTCTTACCTATATCTTCCACAAGTGAGCAGAATCAAAATCCTGTCAGCACTTTCTTTATCAGGCGTAATAATTTAGATGCTTACAAAACCCATGGGCACACCCATTCTGGGAACTGTACAGACCCATCACATTTGCTATCTAAATGCTTCTACTACTACCTGTCCTATGAGAGGGTACGGGTGCTACAGTTTTAAATCCACAATCACCCCATCCAGAACAGTGATCAGCACAACGAGAAATTCGGTCTAGGGCAGGTTAtctccaaattctttctttttcacaaaatCAAGTTAACACTACaagcaactttttattttttattttttattttttttaagattttatttatttatttgacagagatcacaagtaggcagagaggcaggcagagagagagagagagagtaagggaagcaggctccctgctgagcagagagcccgatgcggggctctatcacaggaccctgagacaatgacctgagccaaaggcagaggcttaacccactgagccacccaggcgccccatacaagcaactttttagaaaatatttgggcacttaaaaaaaaaagaaaagaaaatatttgggcaTTAAGTTTAAAAAcccaactttttgttgttgttgttgttgttgttgtttataagcaCTGCAAATCGGgccataataaaatgtttatggcCCCAATACTAAAATGATTATGGTACCCTCCCAAGCGGctcaaaataaagataatattaaattgcaaaaataaaattttattgacaaAATAAAACTAACCAGTATGCTGGAATAGGGCCTGTACATGAATTcatgagggaggaaaaaaatcgcTGGTTCCCCCAGGAACGGTGCCTTGCACAGGAACAAGCCCTCAATAAATGAGGTTAGAACGACAGCTACAATTTTCCCAGTGTTTTCTAGAATGCCCCTTacccccatctctgccccagTCCTGGCCTCAGCATGTGCTCACTTGGCTTCTTGGGCAATCCAGCCATGACTGGGCATGTGGCTAGGGCCAGGTCAGTATTTGTTGAGTATTAGACTTGCACTGGACAGGCCTGGAGTATCGCATACTGCGGGATCACCTGAGGCCTGAATGTGGGGCCTGACTACATCAGCCCTCTCTGGGCGGGAGCTGATCTTCAAGGTTACAACAGAGTGTCATGTGTTCCTGCCCAGTTCAGAATCGCTCAGCTCGGTGGCTGGGAACAGCACCCGCAGGATTCTTCATTTGCATCGTTTGGCAGAATCATTCTGTTCTCCCTCCAGATGAATCAGGTGGTTTGGAAAAAACTCTAGGTAAACTGTGCACAGGGTATGGGTGAAGAAGAATCTTCACTTTCCCTGTGAATGGGACACTTCACGGTAGGCGGGGCTTTGGGTCCCTCGGCTTCTATAACTTTGCTTACCCAAGTCAGGTTTTGTGAACCAGGGCTTCATCCAGCTGGTGTCTGTCTGAGCTTGGAACTTGGAAAAGAGTGAAGCAAGGGGTTGTGAAATAGGCgggggagatggagaaaaccTGGTGTTCTTCAAATAGCGCTCCGCTCCCTGGCCTGCCTGCTAGATTAGCAGGCTCACGGAACAGCAGCTCTAAGCCACAGTGAATATTTCGACACTCCTTACCCATTTCTGGCCTGTGTGGTAAAATGACCAgagaagtactttaaaaaaatgaaaataatagtagaGAACTCCGAAGCATTTCAAATGAAGTGATTTTAGATGGTATGTTTAGATAAGAGCAGCCCCGTGGTGTTTCTATCACACATCTGGTTTGAGATTAATTTAGTTGTAGTCTTATCAGATAGCTCTCTTCTGCTTTCTACTTTTCCACTGGTTTCAGAATCCCCTCCAGGGAAGAAAGGGGTTTCACATGCCTCAAATTATTATTACCTTGCATAAGAGCCAGAAAAAACAACTATCTGCGGGTACTAGGTAAAACCTCtacaaagttcattttttcccataatCAGATAGCACAGGGATGATTATCCTATCCTTTATTCGTCGTTCAGTACCTTtgctgagcatctactatgtgcccgTCCCTGGAATTCCTGGTACACGGACAAGCTTCCTGTTAAAGTGAAGCTCACAGTCCAGTAATGTAATAGACAAggcaacaaacaaaaataacagatcCACGTGAGTGCTGGGCAGGTCATGAAAATGGAGGGATGTGTTGTGAGCGTTTGGATTAGGTGGAAGGAGGTGGCTTTCGTCATGAGAAGTACATGACAAGAAGGAACCAGGCATGGAAGGACAAAGAACAGAGCATTCTGGGCAGAGGAGATGCTTTCCAATGTAAAGTTAAGTACCGGGAAACATAACTGTTGATTTTCCCAAGTCTCTGGACCCAGCAACCCTCTGTCCTTGCCATGTGCACCTCAAGCTCTAGTGTCTGAGTTGCCACTAaaccatctctccctcccccagacaATAGCACCAATATTTGGATCAGTGCTACCAAATTGGGAAATGCCTCAGCTCTTCCCACTTTACTTTTCTCCCTAGCCGTCACTATGCTTCAGACAGGG from Mustela erminea isolate mMusErm1 chromosome 5, mMusErm1.Pri, whole genome shotgun sequence carries:
- the FOS gene encoding proto-oncogene c-Fos; the protein is MMFSGFNADYEASSSRCSSASPAGDNLSYYHSPADSFSSMGSPVNAQDFCTDLAVSSANFIPTVTAISTSPDLQWLVQPTLVSSVAPSQTRAPHPYGVPTPSAGAYSRAGVVKTMTGGRAQSIGRRGKVEQLSPEEEEKRRIRRERNKMAAAKCRNRRRELTDTLQAETDQLEDEKSALQTEIANLLKEKEKLEFILAAHRPACKIPDDLGFPEEMSVASLDLSGGLPEAATPESDEAFTLPLLNDPEPKPSVEPVKSISSVELKAEPFDDFLFPASSRPSGSETTARSVPDMDLSGSFYAADWEPLHGGSLGMGPMATELEPLCTPVVTCTPSCTTYTSSFVFTYPDADSFPSCAAAHRKGSSSNEPSSDSLSSPTLLAL